Genomic window (Deltaproteobacteria bacterium):
TGGGGCGCTGGAACAGGCGCGTAAACCTCACGGCCGCAAGGAGCGACGAAGAGGTCGTGGAGCGCCACTTCCTCGACTCGCTCACTCCCTTATCGCTCGTCGGACCGGCGGGCCGCCTGCTGGATGTGGGCTCGGGCGGCGGCTTTCCGGGGCTGCCCATGAAGATCGCGCGTCCGGGACTCGACGTAACGCTCGTGGACTCGAGGGAGAAGAAGGTCTTTTTCCTCCGTCACGTCATAAGGAGGCTCGGCCTCGACGGCGTGGAGGCCCTGGCCTGCCGTGTGGAGAGCGACGCCTTCCGGCGCCTCCACGGCCACCGCTACGACTGCGTCATATCGAGGGCCTTCTCGGCCCTCGACGACTTCTTCCGCCTCGCGGCGCCCCTTGCCGCGCCGGGCGGGCTGGTGGTCGCCATGAAAGGGCCTCTCGGTGCGGAGCTGGAGGCGGAGATCGAAGAGGTTTCAAGGCGCCGCGGGCTCGCAGCGGCCATTAGGGAGGTCGCGGCGCCCCTTGCCGCCCGCCGGACGACCCTGGTGGCCTGGAGGATCCCACGGCAAAGCCTTTCCGGCAGGGGGCGCTGACGGGCGTCCGCGGCCCCTGCGCTTCCGGTGTTCCACCGCTCCGGTGTTCCACGTGGAACATCGACGGCGGCCCTCAATTTTCTTGCAACGGCAACGCCATGTGATACACTCTTGTAACTGTAGGGACGGAAAGGGCACGGGCCGGAAAAAGGGGCGTAATGGGGCGCATAATCGCGGTGGCAAACCAGAAGGGAGGCGTCGGCAAGACCACCACGTCGGTCAACCTCGCGGCCTCCCTGGCCGTGGCGGAAAGACGGGTCCTGCTCGTCGACTTCGACCCCCAGGGCAACGCCACGAGCGGCGTGGGCGTGGACAGGGACGGCGCCGACGACGCAGGCGGCATCTACCACGCCCTCATCGAAGACAGGGGCCTTGAAGGCCTCGTGCGGGAGACGGCGCTCCCCTTTCTCAAGGTCGTGCCATCGAGCATCGACCTGAGCGGGGCCGAGGTGGAGCTGGTCGACGACCCCGAGCGGGGACTGAAGCTCAGGGCCCTCGTCTCCGAAATAAAGGACGCGCACGACTACATCATCATCGACTGTCCGCCCTCGCTCAGCCTCCTCACGGTCAACGGCCTCGCCGCCTGCGACTCGGTGCTCATACCGATCCAGTGCGAATACTACGCGCTCGAGGGCATAAGCCTCATGATGGAGACCATCGAGCTCATACGGAGGGACCTCAACCCGGAGCTCGAGATCGAAGGCGTGCTCCTCACCATGTACGACGGCCGCACCAACCTCTCCCGGCAGGTGGCCGAAGAGGTGAGAAGCCACTTCGGCGACAAGACCTTCAGGACGGTCATACCGAGGAACGTGAGACTCAGCGAGTCCCCGAGCTTCGGTAAACCCATCGTGCTCTACGAC
Coding sequences:
- the rsmG gene encoding 16S rRNA (guanine(527)-N(7))-methyltransferase RsmG, which produces MERLAAGALSLGVALDERALCRFALYLEELGRWNRRVNLTAARSDEEVVERHFLDSLTPLSLVGPAGRLLDVGSGGGFPGLPMKIARPGLDVTLVDSREKKVFFLRHVIRRLGLDGVEALACRVESDAFRRLHGHRYDCVISRAFSALDDFFRLAAPLAAPGGLVVAMKGPLGAELEAEIEEVSRRRGLAAAIREVAAPLAARRTTLVAWRIPRQSLSGRGR
- a CDS encoding ParA family protein, which produces MGRIIAVANQKGGVGKTTTSVNLAASLAVAERRVLLVDFDPQGNATSGVGVDRDGADDAGGIYHALIEDRGLEGLVRETALPFLKVVPSSIDLSGAEVELVDDPERGLKLRALVSEIKDAHDYIIIDCPPSLSLLTVNGLAACDSVLIPIQCEYYALEGISLMMETIELIRRDLNPELEIEGVLLTMYDGRTNLSRQVAEEVRSHFGDKTFRTVIPRNVRLSESPSFGKPIVLYDIQSRGAISYLELAREIIVKNEQQDAD